In a single window of the Candidatus Limnocylindrales bacterium genome:
- a CDS encoding GNAT family N-acetyltransferase, translating to MFTIQLARPSDVGRFAAIELAAARLLIGHAPESILTESTHPDALHAAQAQGRLWVALEEDVPVGFAIVEMLADGMPHLNEIDVHPDHGRRGIGAALVRTICAWAVKGGYEELTLTTFRSVPWNMPFYSRMGFEEIPPAELSPELLEVIRDETARGLDPAARVAMRYRCP from the coding sequence ATGTTTACGATCCAACTCGCACGACCTTCGGATGTCGGTCGCTTTGCAGCGATCGAGCTTGCCGCCGCGCGGCTGCTCATTGGTCATGCGCCCGAGTCGATCCTCACCGAGAGCACGCATCCTGACGCCCTTCACGCAGCGCAGGCGCAAGGTCGCCTCTGGGTTGCGCTTGAAGAGGACGTTCCCGTCGGCTTCGCGATCGTCGAGATGCTCGCGGACGGCATGCCGCATCTCAACGAGATCGACGTTCATCCCGATCACGGTCGCCGCGGCATCGGTGCGGCGCTCGTCCGCACGATCTGCGCATGGGCGGTGAAGGGCGGTTACGAGGAACTGACGCTGACGACGTTCCGGTCGGTGCCGTGGAACATGCCGTTCTACTCACGGATGGGATTTGAGGAGATTCCGCCAGCGGAGCTGTCGCCGGAGCTTCTCGAAGTCATTCGGGACGAAACCGCACGCGGACTCGATCCCGCCGCGAGAGTGGCGATGCGCTACCGCTGCCCCTGA
- a CDS encoding GFA family protein, with protein sequence MGESVEGGCLCGDVRYRIQGHPLSSGTCLCRTCRKASAAPVVPWLHVSTGSFSFTSGKPVEFHSSPNVTRTFCGRCGTPLTYVLASYVNALDVTTCSLDDPERFPPMAHSWMSHKLGWLQLADDLPYFEEGPPLG encoded by the coding sequence ATGGGTGAGTCTGTCGAAGGCGGATGTCTCTGCGGTGACGTCCGATATCGTATTCAAGGCCATCCGCTGAGCAGCGGCACATGCCTGTGCCGCACCTGCCGGAAGGCTTCGGCGGCACCAGTCGTGCCGTGGCTGCACGTCAGTACCGGAAGTTTCTCATTCACCTCCGGCAAACCGGTGGAGTTTCACTCGTCGCCGAATGTCACGCGGACGTTCTGCGGACGCTGCGGCACGCCGCTGACGTACGTGCTGGCGAGCTACGTCAATGCGCTCGACGTGACGACCTGCAGTCTCGACGACCCGGAGAGATTTCCGCCGATGGCGCACAGCTGGATGAGCCACAAACTCGGCTGGCTCCAGCTTGCCGACGACCTGCCGTACTTCGAGGAAGGACCTCCGCTCGGTTGA
- a CDS encoding type II toxin-antitoxin system RelE/ParE family toxin codes for MATRPRPVVWSQSAQRELEEVLAHVAKDSPSGAQSIAHRTLEAAGSLSTLSERGRIVPEINDPLVRETFVYAYRLLYRVAETRITILAFIHGARDFERWRREEQ; via the coding sequence ATGGCAACTCGGCCAAGGCCAGTAGTCTGGTCGCAGAGCGCGCAACGTGAGCTGGAAGAAGTACTCGCACACGTCGCAAAGGATTCGCCAAGCGGCGCGCAGTCAATCGCCCACCGGACGTTGGAGGCCGCAGGTTCACTCTCCACGTTGAGCGAGCGCGGTCGGATCGTTCCCGAAATTAACGACCCCTTGGTTCGGGAAACTTTCGTCTACGCCTACCGGCTGCTCTATCGCGTAGCCGAGACCAGGATCACGATTCTTGCGTTCATTCATGGAGCCCGCGACTTCGAACGCTGGCGTCGCGAGGAGCAGTAG
- a CDS encoding PaaI family thioesterase has product MSELRSAAATHPMTDVVRGAIVGAPLAALLGMELVDVEDDAVRVRLPFRPEVTTIGDLVHGGAISALVDVSATAAAWTRADLARSPRGTTIGFSLNFLQGAVATDLVAAARIIQRGRSVQVCEVDVRNAAGDAVARAMVTYKLDHKAEVRSAT; this is encoded by the coding sequence ATGTCCGAACTCAGATCCGCCGCCGCCACGCATCCTATGACCGACGTCGTCCGCGGCGCCATCGTCGGCGCACCGCTCGCGGCGCTTCTCGGCATGGAGCTCGTCGATGTCGAAGACGATGCGGTCCGCGTGCGCCTCCCGTTCCGCCCCGAAGTCACGACCATCGGCGACCTCGTCCATGGCGGCGCAATCTCCGCGCTCGTCGATGTCTCGGCAACGGCTGCAGCATGGACTCGCGCCGATCTCGCGCGCTCGCCGCGCGGCACGACGATCGGCTTCAGCCTGAACTTCCTGCAGGGCGCGGTCGCAACCGACCTCGTCGCGGCGGCCCGCATCATCCAGCGCGGCCGCTCGGTCCAGGTCTGCGAAGTCGACGTGCGAAACGCGGCGGGCGACGCGGTCGCGCGTGCGATGGTCACCTACAAGCTCGATCACAAAGCCGAGGTCCGCTCGGCAACCTGA
- the recQ gene encoding DNA helicase RecQ produces the protein MLTAAPEIVAEGSGRLHDALKQVFGYERFRPLQEEIVAATLAGRDVLALLPTGAGKSLCYQLPALLRPGLTIVISPLIALMKDQVDSLEAMGVAATFLNSTLDEAEARSRLRELFAGRWRLLYVAPERLFAGSFFERLREWNVGAVAVDEAHCISEWGHDFRPEYRRLAELRKMLPQVPFLALTATATERVREDILAQLKLRDPAIFVASFNRANLTYRVADKEKPSAQVLAFLRERPHDSGIVYCQSRKTCESLAEHLSGHGIAARPYHAGLTDKQRSRNQEAFLRDEARVICATIAFGMGVHKPNVRFVVHHDLPKNVEGYYQETGRAGRDGLPAECLLLFRASDAAKQIGFLDDISDPAQRRIAERQLRQMIEYSETTSCRRHSLLAYFGDPSAAEGCGACDNCLVPRELRDGTVAAQKFLSTVIRARVAGFRGDATFGLAHHAEVLTGGDTERIRRWGHEKLTTWGIGKEHTRGEWQSIGRELLRLGYLRSSTGEFPTVDVTEEGIEVLRSRSQVMLAQLPERSTRAGKSSGDASAPRTPKGRAGDIVCDETLFEILRTLRREIADKLAVPAYIVFGDVTLREMARDVPTSRDALSAITGVGEVKLERFGDAFLDAIREYAATLSG, from the coding sequence ATGCTGACTGCCGCGCCGGAGATCGTCGCCGAGGGCTCCGGACGACTTCATGACGCGCTGAAGCAGGTCTTCGGCTACGAGAGATTCCGCCCGCTCCAGGAGGAGATCGTCGCCGCGACGCTCGCCGGACGCGACGTCCTCGCGCTTCTTCCGACCGGCGCCGGCAAGTCGCTGTGCTACCAGCTTCCGGCCCTGCTGCGGCCCGGCCTGACGATCGTCATCTCTCCGCTCATCGCGCTGATGAAAGACCAGGTCGATTCGCTGGAAGCGATGGGCGTCGCCGCAACGTTCCTCAACTCGACGCTCGACGAAGCCGAAGCGCGCTCGCGGCTTCGCGAGCTGTTCGCCGGCCGCTGGCGGCTGCTTTATGTAGCGCCCGAACGGCTGTTTGCCGGCTCGTTCTTTGAACGCCTGCGCGAATGGAACGTCGGCGCCGTGGCCGTCGACGAAGCGCACTGCATCTCGGAGTGGGGCCACGATTTCCGTCCCGAGTACCGGCGTCTTGCCGAGCTTCGCAAGATGCTTCCGCAGGTCCCGTTTCTCGCACTGACTGCAACGGCGACCGAACGCGTCCGCGAGGACATCCTCGCGCAGCTCAAGCTTCGCGATCCGGCGATCTTCGTCGCGAGCTTCAACCGCGCGAACCTCACGTACCGCGTCGCCGACAAGGAGAAGCCGTCGGCGCAGGTGCTCGCGTTTCTTCGCGAGCGTCCGCACGACAGCGGCATCGTCTACTGCCAGAGCCGCAAGACCTGCGAGTCGCTCGCCGAGCATCTGTCGGGTCACGGGATCGCCGCACGGCCCTATCACGCGGGGCTCACTGACAAGCAGCGCTCGCGCAACCAGGAAGCATTTCTTCGCGACGAAGCACGCGTCATCTGCGCGACGATTGCGTTCGGCATGGGCGTGCACAAGCCGAACGTCCGCTTCGTCGTGCACCACGACCTTCCGAAGAACGTCGAAGGTTACTATCAGGAGACGGGCCGCGCCGGCCGCGACGGTCTTCCCGCCGAATGCCTGCTGCTCTTCCGCGCATCCGACGCCGCCAAGCAGATCGGTTTCCTCGACGACATCTCCGATCCGGCGCAACGGCGCATCGCCGAGCGCCAGCTCCGGCAGATGATCGAGTACTCCGAGACGACGTCTTGCCGCCGCCATTCCCTGCTCGCGTACTTCGGCGATCCGTCCGCTGCCGAGGGTTGCGGTGCGTGCGACAACTGCCTCGTCCCGCGCGAGTTGCGAGACGGAACAGTTGCCGCGCAGAAGTTCCTGAGCACGGTCATCCGCGCCCGTGTGGCCGGGTTTCGCGGCGATGCGACGTTTGGCCTCGCGCATCACGCGGAAGTGCTGACCGGCGGCGACACCGAGCGCATCCGCCGCTGGGGACACGAAAAGCTCACGACGTGGGGCATCGGGAAAGAGCACACGCGCGGCGAATGGCAGTCGATCGGGCGCGAGCTTCTGCGGCTCGGCTATCTGCGCTCGTCGACCGGCGAGTTTCCGACCGTCGACGTCACCGAAGAAGGCATCGAAGTGCTTCGCTCGCGCAGCCAGGTGATGCTTGCGCAGCTTCCGGAGCGAAGCACGCGCGCCGGCAAAAGCTCGGGAGATGCGTCCGCACCGCGCACGCCGAAGGGACGCGCCGGCGACATCGTCTGCGACGAGACGCTGTTCGAGATTCTGCGCACGCTGCGGCGCGAGATCGCCGACAAGCTGGCGGTGCCGGCGTATATCGTCTTCGGCGACGTCACGCTGCGCGAGATGGCGCGCGACGTGCCGACGTCGCGCGATGCGCTGTCGGCGATCACTGGTGTCGGCGAGGTCAAGCTCGAGCGATTCGGCGATGCGTTTCTCGATGCGATTCGAGAGTACGCGGCGACTCTGTCCGGCTGA
- a CDS encoding DUF726 domain-containing protein translates to MERALADAARGGPHYLLSVRWPSGDLREMRARAVVEVARKVAEHKSISKGLMQAAMFGSQQASDAWAQAVANVPAGAAELAKALEMSHSTGRPVSLIAFSLGCRVVLYAMRAGVIPPGSVERVVFAGSAAPASAFDVLPPVIESGTGVTHVFSRRDAILDRLYPLGKDTARPSGREPLEIPGVENLEVDVGHRSYASIAGTLWGLALSPGSRPVISL, encoded by the coding sequence GTGGAACGCGCCCTTGCGGACGCGGCGCGCGGCGGGCCGCACTACCTGCTGTCGGTTCGCTGGCCGAGCGGCGACCTGCGCGAGATGCGGGCGAGGGCCGTCGTCGAAGTGGCGAGGAAAGTCGCCGAGCACAAAAGCATCTCGAAAGGTCTGATGCAGGCGGCGATGTTCGGCAGCCAGCAGGCATCCGATGCGTGGGCGCAGGCCGTTGCGAACGTGCCGGCGGGCGCGGCCGAACTGGCCAAGGCACTCGAGATGTCGCACTCGACGGGCCGGCCTGTGTCGCTGATCGCGTTCAGTCTCGGGTGCCGCGTCGTTCTTTATGCGATGCGCGCCGGTGTGATTCCGCCGGGAAGCGTCGAGCGCGTTGTGTTTGCCGGGTCGGCCGCGCCGGCGTCGGCCTTCGATGTGCTGCCGCCGGTGATCGAAAGCGGGACCGGCGTCACGCACGTGTTCTCGCGACGCGATGCGATCCTCGACCGGCTTTATCCGCTCGGGAAAGACACGGCGCGGCCGTCCGGCCGCGAGCCGCTGGAAATCCCGGGGGTCGAGAACCTCGAGGTCGACGTCGGACATCGAAGTTATGCGTCGATCGCGGGAACGCTGTGGGGTCTTGCGCTGTCGCCTGGCAGCCGCCCGGTCATCTCGCTGTAG
- a CDS encoding isoprenylcysteine carboxylmethyltransferase family protein, producing the protein MALKEEFASSGAWLFRWRSYLPLVLLPLFVYGLSGFAEKSVDESLGERFEVFCMLVSFAGLLVRAATVAQTPARTSGRNTLEQVADSMNTTGMYSIVRHPLYLGNFLIWLGVAMFTQSMLIVLVSVLAFALYYERIMFAEERFLRSKFREKFDRWADRTPAFLPDLRRWKASAIPFSWKLVLRREYSGFFAIVVTYTVFHVLRGYFERGWFRLEPAWAMFLAFGVAAYVALRSAKKRERRAAGMSRL; encoded by the coding sequence GTGGCACTCAAAGAGGAATTTGCGTCGTCGGGTGCATGGTTGTTCCGCTGGCGGAGCTACCTGCCGCTCGTGCTGCTGCCGCTGTTCGTCTACGGCCTCAGCGGCTTCGCGGAGAAAAGCGTCGACGAGAGCCTCGGCGAGCGCTTCGAAGTGTTCTGCATGCTGGTCTCGTTCGCGGGACTGCTCGTAAGAGCCGCGACCGTCGCGCAGACGCCGGCTCGCACCTCGGGCCGCAACACGCTCGAGCAGGTCGCCGACTCGATGAACACGACCGGCATGTATTCGATCGTCCGGCATCCGCTCTATCTCGGAAACTTCCTGATCTGGCTCGGCGTTGCGATGTTTACGCAGAGCATGCTCATCGTCCTCGTCTCGGTGCTCGCGTTCGCGCTCTACTACGAACGCATCATGTTCGCCGAAGAGAGGTTCCTGCGCTCGAAGTTCCGCGAGAAGTTCGACCGGTGGGCCGATCGCACGCCGGCGTTCCTGCCGGATCTGCGCCGCTGGAAGGCGTCGGCGATTCCGTTCTCGTGGAAGCTGGTGCTCCGGCGCGAGTACTCGGGCTTCTTCGCGATCGTCGTCACGTACACCGTGTTCCACGTGCTGCGCGGGTATTTCGAACGCGGATGGTTCCGGCTCGAGCCGGCGTGGGCGATGTTTCTGGCGTTCGGCGTCGCCGCTTACGTGGCGCTTCGCTCGGCAAAGAAACGCGAGCGGCGGGCGGCGGGAATGTCGCGGCTGTGA
- a CDS encoding molybdopterin-dependent oxidoreductase translates to MKETRQTFCRICEALCGLEVDVEDGRVTDIRPDTAHIVTGGFACAKGLKQHRMYDSPDRLKYPMKRIGSRWQRISWEQANYEIGAKVKAIRGDTGPNSIAMYVGTAAGFGVLHPAFAQGFMTGLGSKSMYSSATQDCANKFAVSRQVYGFPFTQPFPDLDHTECLIITGANPAISKWSFLQVSNPIKRLRDLEARGAKIYIVDPRRTETAKVAGEHVFIRPGTDVFYFLSFLRELIATGGVSRDRVAQHMRGMGELEQLCAPWTPERTAEVTQIPADKLREMVAAYRNANGAAMYSSTGVNMGGNGSLAFWIQECINAVSGNLDRRGGTLVGMGVTDFIAFGKKTGTLLSDHKSRVGGFTATNDALPGGILAEEIETPGNGQVRALFVTGGNPLLTMANGGRLRDAFKKLELLVTLDIFRTETGELAHYNLPCTSPLQRPDLPFIFPLMLGLQSKPYLQATDRVAEPEGEQRDEATIYVDLARASGVSLFGSKPVQAALELSKKLHSAGRRQQQPSVPQKAILSLILRGTKQGGFNKLMREPHGRIRPDHQAETFLGKRVITSDHRVDLAPPVLVEQAAKLEADFDKELANAGKLKLITRRAVTTHNSWTHNLDEFVEADRVTNYLYMHPDDARAAGIAEGALADVTTDTATVRVPIKLLPELMPGTVALPHGWGHQAASGLSVASKTRGVNVNLLSPDGPGRIEKVSGMAHLTGFLVDVKPAAGEQAHDWSGVRTQG, encoded by the coding sequence ATGAAGGAGACCCGCCAGACGTTCTGCCGCATCTGCGAAGCGCTGTGCGGCCTCGAAGTGGATGTCGAGGACGGACGGGTCACCGACATCCGTCCCGATACCGCGCACATCGTCACCGGCGGCTTCGCGTGCGCGAAGGGGCTCAAGCAGCACCGCATGTACGACTCGCCCGACCGGCTGAAGTATCCGATGAAGCGCATCGGCAGCCGCTGGCAGCGCATCTCGTGGGAGCAGGCGAACTACGAGATCGGTGCGAAGGTCAAGGCCATTCGCGGCGACACCGGGCCGAACTCGATCGCCATGTACGTGGGCACCGCCGCCGGTTTCGGCGTACTGCATCCCGCGTTCGCGCAGGGCTTCATGACGGGGCTCGGCAGCAAGAGCATGTATTCGTCGGCAACGCAGGACTGTGCGAACAAGTTCGCCGTGTCCCGCCAGGTGTACGGCTTTCCGTTCACGCAGCCGTTCCCCGACCTCGACCACACCGAATGCCTGATCATCACCGGAGCGAATCCGGCCATTTCGAAGTGGAGCTTTCTTCAGGTTTCCAATCCCATCAAGCGCCTGCGCGATCTCGAGGCGCGCGGTGCGAAGATCTACATCGTCGATCCGCGGCGCACCGAAACCGCAAAAGTGGCCGGCGAACACGTATTCATCCGCCCGGGTACCGACGTGTTCTACTTCCTGTCGTTCCTGCGCGAGCTGATTGCGACAGGCGGCGTCAGCCGCGACCGCGTCGCGCAGCACATGCGCGGCATGGGCGAGCTCGAACAGCTCTGCGCGCCGTGGACGCCCGAGCGCACCGCCGAAGTCACGCAGATTCCTGCCGACAAGCTTCGCGAGATGGTCGCCGCGTACCGCAACGCTAACGGTGCAGCGATGTACTCGTCGACCGGCGTCAACATGGGCGGCAACGGCTCGCTCGCGTTCTGGATCCAGGAGTGCATCAACGCCGTGTCCGGCAATCTCGACCGTCGCGGCGGCACGCTCGTCGGCATGGGCGTCACCGACTTCATCGCGTTCGGCAAGAAGACCGGAACGCTGCTGAGCGATCACAAGTCGCGCGTCGGCGGATTTACCGCCACCAACGATGCTCTGCCCGGGGGAATTCTCGCAGAGGAGATCGAAACGCCCGGCAACGGCCAGGTGCGCGCACTGTTCGTGACCGGCGGCAACCCGCTGCTGACGATGGCCAACGGCGGCCGGCTTCGCGATGCATTCAAGAAGCTCGAGCTCCTGGTCACGCTCGACATCTTCCGCACCGAGACCGGCGAGCTCGCGCATTACAACCTGCCGTGCACGTCGCCGCTTCAGCGTCCCGATCTTCCGTTCATCTTTCCGCTGATGCTCGGGCTTCAGTCGAAACCGTATCTGCAGGCGACCGACCGGGTCGCGGAGCCGGAAGGTGAGCAGCGCGACGAAGCGACCATCTACGTCGACCTCGCGCGTGCGAGCGGAGTGTCGCTGTTCGGCTCGAAGCCGGTGCAGGCCGCGCTCGAGCTTTCGAAGAAGCTGCATTCGGCAGGACGCCGCCAGCAGCAACCCTCCGTTCCGCAGAAGGCGATCCTGTCGCTCATCCTGCGCGGTACGAAGCAGGGCGGCTTCAACAAGCTCATGCGCGAGCCGCACGGCCGCATCCGTCCGGATCATCAGGCCGAGACGTTCCTCGGAAAACGCGTGATCACCTCCGACCACCGCGTCGACCTCGCGCCGCCAGTGCTCGTCGAGCAGGCCGCAAAGCTCGAAGCCGATTTCGACAAAGAGCTCGCCAATGCCGGCAAGCTCAAGCTCATCACCCGCCGCGCCGTGACCACGCACAACTCGTGGACTCACAACCTCGACGAATTCGTCGAAGCCGACCGCGTGACGAACTACCTTTACATGCATCCGGACGACGCGCGCGCGGCCGGTATTGCAGAAGGAGCGCTCGCCGACGTCACGACCGACACGGCGACAGTGCGCGTCCCGATCAAGCTGCTTCCGGAGCTGATGCCGGGCACCGTAGCGCTGCCACATGGCTGGGGACATCAGGCTGCAAGCGGTCTCAGCGTGGCAAGCAAGACGCGCGGCGTGAACGTGAACCTGTTGTCGCCGGACGGGCCGGGGAGGATCGAGAAAGTTTCCGGCATGGCGCATCTCACGGGGTTTCTCGTCGACGTGAAACCGGCCGCGGGTGAACAGGCGCATGACTGGTCGGGCGTGCGCACCCAAGGATAA
- a CDS encoding phosphoribosyl-AMP cyclohydrolase yields MSKDLEALEEGTTVALDFHKLAKIAAAGEQPQRVVPVVLQHADTKEVLYIAYANDLALAETLKTRRAVLWSTSRNELWRKGETSGDVLELVDVRINCEQNSLLYIVRPTRTGCCHTKDSRGHTRETCYYRRLDSADQAAFLDGMR; encoded by the coding sequence ATGTCGAAGGATCTCGAGGCACTCGAAGAGGGAACGACCGTCGCGCTGGATTTTCACAAGCTCGCCAAGATTGCCGCGGCGGGCGAGCAGCCGCAGCGCGTCGTGCCGGTCGTCCTTCAGCATGCCGATACCAAAGAGGTCCTGTACATCGCGTACGCCAACGACCTGGCGCTTGCCGAGACCCTGAAGACGCGCCGCGCAGTGCTGTGGTCGACGTCTCGCAACGAGCTGTGGCGCAAGGGTGAAACCTCGGGCGACGTGCTCGAGCTCGTCGACGTGCGCATCAACTGCGAGCAGAACTCGCTGCTGTACATCGTGCGCCCGACGCGCACCGGATGCTGCCACACAAAGGATTCGCGCGGACACACGCGCGAGACGTGCTACTACCGGCGCCTCGATTCTGCCGACCAGGCCGCGTTCCTCGACGGCATGCGCTGA
- a CDS encoding ATP-binding protein, producing MPATLRLAAADADSYPDSDAVRAYMLVQTRAILLSRASAVVWTILAAIVIFSAAKAWFEPATGYLWYGPALALALIQVVMLGLLRQHATTSRLEGVLLADTCAVCALIAWLGIAAGRTTGADFFLIGLAINTAAIVPWGPRSQAWLAMGAAAAIVGNAYVVNGALFGSLDFRTFVPAVVLIGASIYTSSMLESARLRSARADLLRERAEAETRELNATLEQRVVDRTAELRAANQELEAFAHSVSHDLRAPLRAMNGLSQALVEDHAESLHEDARDYLQRIRAEATRLGELIDDLLRLSRVTRTVMTRSDVDLSALVSEIAERLRTSRPDRDVVFTIAGGLHEHCDGPLVRVLLQNVLENAFKFSQKTPVARIEFGCEQHGRDRRYFVRDNGVGFEMKFVDKVFGAFERLHSSADFEGTGIGLATADRIVRRHGGMISAEGEPGKGATIRFTLCPAREDLS from the coding sequence ATGCCGGCAACGCTTCGGCTCGCCGCGGCAGACGCCGATTCGTACCCGGACTCCGATGCCGTCCGCGCTTACATGCTCGTGCAGACAAGGGCGATACTTCTGTCTCGCGCGAGCGCCGTGGTCTGGACGATCCTTGCGGCGATCGTAATCTTTTCGGCTGCCAAGGCGTGGTTCGAACCTGCGACCGGATATCTCTGGTACGGCCCCGCTCTCGCGCTCGCCCTGATACAGGTCGTGATGCTCGGCCTGCTTCGACAGCATGCGACAACCTCGCGGCTCGAAGGAGTCCTGCTTGCGGACACCTGCGCAGTGTGCGCGCTCATTGCGTGGCTTGGCATCGCTGCAGGGCGAACGACGGGCGCCGACTTCTTTCTCATTGGTCTGGCCATCAATACGGCTGCAATCGTGCCGTGGGGGCCGCGTTCTCAGGCATGGCTGGCTATGGGCGCGGCCGCAGCAATCGTCGGCAACGCCTATGTTGTCAACGGAGCACTGTTCGGTTCGCTGGATTTCCGAACCTTCGTTCCGGCCGTGGTGCTGATCGGCGCGTCGATCTACACGAGCTCGATGCTGGAGTCTGCGCGCCTGCGAAGTGCGCGCGCCGATCTGCTTCGTGAACGCGCCGAAGCAGAAACTCGCGAGCTCAATGCCACGCTCGAGCAACGCGTCGTCGATCGAACGGCCGAGCTGCGGGCGGCCAACCAGGAGCTCGAAGCATTCGCACATTCGGTATCGCACGATTTGCGCGCACCGCTGCGCGCGATGAACGGCCTGAGCCAGGCCCTGGTCGAAGACCACGCCGAGAGCCTGCACGAAGATGCCAGAGACTATCTGCAGCGGATCCGCGCGGAAGCGACTCGTCTCGGTGAGCTCATCGACGATCTGCTTCGGCTCTCGCGCGTGACGCGCACCGTCATGACGCGGTCCGACGTTGACTTGAGTGCGCTCGTGTCCGAGATCGCGGAGAGATTGCGGACTTCTCGACCGGACCGCGACGTAGTCTTCACGATCGCCGGCGGGCTGCATGAGCATTGCGATGGTCCGCTTGTCAGGGTGCTGCTCCAGAACGTTCTGGAGAATGCCTTCAAGTTCAGCCAGAAAACCCCGGTTGCCCGGATCGAATTCGGATGCGAGCAGCATGGTCGCGATCGGCGCTACTTCGTCAGGGATAACGGCGTCGGTTTCGAAATGAAGTTCGTCGACAAGGTCTTCGGCGCGTTCGAACGGCTGCACAGCTCCGCGGATTTCGAAGGCACCGGCATCGGGCTGGCAACGGCCGACCGGATCGTGCGACGGCACGGTGGAATGATTTCGGCCGAAGGAGAGCCGGGCAAGGGCGCGACGATTCGCTTTACCCTGTGTCCGGCGCGGGAAGATCTCTCATGA
- a CDS encoding response regulator → MTEPTVLLVEDDPNDELLTIRALRKENIANHIVVVRDGQEALDYLFATGAYAGRNLAVLPHVMLLDLKLPKVNGLEVLARVRGDDRLSTLPVVILTSSAMDRDIVEGYRLGANGYVQKPVGADEFRDAVQRLGLYWLLVNKVPASS, encoded by the coding sequence ATGACAGAACCTACCGTGCTTCTCGTCGAGGACGACCCCAATGACGAGCTGCTCACGATTCGGGCGCTCCGCAAGGAAAACATCGCGAATCACATCGTGGTCGTCCGCGACGGTCAGGAGGCACTCGATTATCTTTTCGCTACCGGGGCCTACGCCGGCCGCAACCTGGCCGTACTGCCGCACGTGATGCTTCTCGATCTCAAATTGCCCAAGGTCAATGGTCTCGAAGTTCTTGCGCGCGTGCGCGGTGACGATCGGCTGAGCACGCTTCCGGTCGTAATTCTCACATCGTCGGCGATGGATCGCGACATCGTCGAAGGTTATCGCCTCGGCGCCAACGGCTACGTTCAAAAACCGGTGGGTGCGGACGAGTTCCGCGACGCCGTGCAGAGACTCGGACTGTATTGGCTGCTGGTCAACAAAGTACCGGCAAGCTCGTGA